The window CCGGGTGACCAAAGTGGTTAAAGGCGGCAAGCGCATGGCGTTCTCCGCCCTGGTGGTCACGGGTGACGGTGCCGGGCATGTCGGCGTCGGCATGGGCAAGGCCAAAGAAGTACCGGTGGCCATCGCCAAGGCCAGCGCCACCGCCAAAAAGAACCTGATCAAAGTCGAAATGAATGGTACGACCATTTTTCATGAAATACGGGTCCGTTTTGGAGCAGCCGAGGTCTTTTTAAAACCGGCCTCTCCCGGTACCGGTATTATCGCCGGCGGCAGCGTCCGTGCTGTGATGGAAACTGCAGGCATTAAAGATATCCTGACCAAGTCATTGGGCAGCCCCAACAAGGTGAATGTCGCCCGGGCGGCGGTATCCGCCCTGTCACAGGTCAAAGATCCTAAAGAAATGATTGCCCGGCGTCGCGCCGGCGTTCGAAACGAGGAGGCCGCTGGTGGCTAAACTCGCTATTACACTGGTTAAAAGCTCCATCGGCTACAAAGCCGATCAGAAAGCTACCCTCGAATCATTGGGGCTGAAAAAGATTCGCCAGACGGTGGTCCAGGAAGACAACCAGGCCATCAGGGGCATGATCATCAAAGTGAGACACCTTGTCGAAGTGGCGGAGGCCAAATAATGAAAGAACATGAACTGTTTCCCTCACCCGGCGCCACTAAAAAGCGCAAACGGGTAGGACGGGGCGACGCCAGCGGCCATGGCGCTTATTCCGGAAAAGGTATGAAAGGCCAGAAAGCCCGAGCCGGAGGTAAAACCCGGCCAGGTTTCGAAGGCGGTCAGAACCCGCTGATCAAGAAATTGCCGCAGAAACGCGGTTTCGTTAATCCGTTCCGGGTTGAATATGCCGTGATCAATGTCAGTTCTCTCAACCGTTTTGAAGCTGGCACAGTGATCACGCCGGAACTCCTGATCGAGGCGCGACTTCTGAAAAATCTCGACACGCCGGTCAAGATTCTAGCTAATGGCGAAATTGAAAAAGCGCTGACGGTCAAAGCCAGTCGCTTTACCGAGGCCGCCAAGTCCAAGATCGAAGCCGCCGGCGGTAAGGTAGAGGAAATCTAATGGCCGAGAAATCGAGCCGCCCCAAGCTGTTACAAGCGATGGTGGATGCCTTCAGCTTGCCGGATCTGCGGCGGCGCATCCTCATCACTATCGGTATTTTGGTGGCTTTCCGTTTCATCGCTCACGTGCCGATGCCCGGTGTCGACTCGCAGGCACTTTCTGATTTGATGCAATCGAACGCCGTGCTGGGTATGCTCGATATATTTTCCGGCGGCGCATTACGCAATTTCAGCTTGGTAGCCCTGGGTGTTTATCCGTACATCACGGCCAGCATCGTTATGACTTTGATGACACCAGTCATCCCTGCGTTGCAGCGCTTGTCCCAGGAAGGTGAAACCGGGCGCAACAAGATTAATATGGTCACTCACTGGATGACAGTCCCGCTGGCCGCCATGGGCGGCTGGGGACAACTGGTTCTCCTGCAACGCGAAGGCGTAGTGGCGGCTTCGGAACCGTTGGTGACCGCGGCGATCATCGTCTCGCTTACCGCAGGAACGCTTTTCCTAGTATGGCTCGGAGAGCAGATCACCCAATACGGCATCGGTAACGGCGTTTCGATTATTATCTTCGCCGGCATCGTCGCCGGGTTACCCCAGCTTATCGGCCAGGGCTTTTTAGCCAGCGAACAGTTCTTCGGACTGGCGGCCTACCTGGTGATCGCTTTGGCGACAACTGTGTTGATCGTCATATTCACGGAAGCCCACCGGCGCATACCGGTGCAATATGCAAAAACGGTGATCAAGAGTGGGCGCATGTACCGTCAGAGCGGCGCGTCCCATATTCCGCTACGGGTGAACACCGCCGGCATGATCCCGCTGATCTTCGCCTCGGCGCTGGTCATCTTTCCCGGCACCGTAGCGAGCTATTTCGCTAACCCGGCCGGGGTCGATCCCAACTTCGCCAACACCCTGGTCAACTGGTTCAACCCTAACGCCGCCTTACCGGTCGGTCTGTTCTACTGGGTGTTGTTCTTCCTGTTGACCATCGCTTTCGCCTTTTTCTATACCATGGTCGTTTTTCAACAGCAGGACCTGCCAGGCACACTGCAGAAACAGGGCGGTTTCATCCCCGGCATACGTCCCGGTAAACAGACAGCCACTTACCTGAACGCCGTCATCAGCCACATCACCTGGGCAGGCGCGTTGTTCCTGGCCGCTGTGGCGATCATGCCCTTCCTGGCACGGGAGATAACTTCGGTTCAGACGTTGCAGCTTTCCAGCTTCGGTATGCTCATCGTGGTCGGCGTAGTGTTGGACACCATGAAGCAGTTGGAAGCCCAGTTGGTGATGCGGCGTTACGAAGGCTTTATCAAATAGGACCGAATCATGTATAATGTAGTTTTTCTGGGCGCTCCGGGTGCGGGAAAAGGAACCCAGGCAGCCGTGATCGCTGAAAAGATGAACATGGCTCACCTGGCTTCCGGTGACCTGTTTCGCAAGGCAATCGAGCGGGACGATGATCTGGGGCGTCAAGTAAAAACGTACCTTGAAAACGGGCAACTGGTGCCTGACGAAGTGACCGTTAATATGGTACTTAAGCGCATCGCTGAGCTTGACGATGTAACCGGGGTCATTTTAGATGGCTTTCCCCGGACGCTATCTCAGGCTGCGACACTGAACCTAGCCCTCGGCGGACATGGCGAAAAAGTAGACCGCGTGGTGTATATCGCCGTGCCGGAGGCAGAACTGGAACGCCGTTTGTCGGATCGATGGGTATGCCGCGGCTGTCAGGCGACCTATACCAGCGCCGATAAAGAAGCTATGGAAAGCTGTCGAAAATGCGGGGGTGAGTTATACCAGCGTCCTGACGATACGCCGGAGACGGTCAAGAGACGTCTGGCGGTTTATTTTCGGGAAACGGCGCCGCTCATTGATTATTACCGGCAGACCGGTACCCTGGTTGAAGTCGACGGGCAAGGCGAAGTTGACGGAGTTACCGCACGAATCGCCCGGGCGATCACAAACAGGTAATGGGGATTATTATTAAATCAGAACGGGAAATAGCTATCATGCGCCGGGCGGGTCGGATTGTCGGCACGGTGCTTGAGGAGTTGAAGCAAAAACTGAAACCGGGTATGAGGACTATAGAACTGGATAGAATGGCCGAAGCAATGGTACGGACCATGGGCGGGATTCCCTCGTTCAAAGGTTACCATGGCTTTCCTGGCAGTTTATGCGTTTCAGTCAACGAGGAGATCGTTCATGGCATCCCCGGTGACCGCGTGCTTAAAGAAGGAGATCTCGTATCACTCGACCTCGGGGTTATTCTGGATGGTTTTCAAGGCGATGCCGCGATAAGCGTCGGAGTCGGCAGGATTTCTGATGAGGCTGCGGCTCTGATCGCCGCCACTGAAGAGTCACTCTCTGTCGGCATCGCGACGGCCAGAGCTGGAAAACGACTGGGTGATGTCGGTGCCGCTATTCAGGGGTTTGCCGAAGCCCGCGGATACAGTGTGGTGCGGGAATATGCCGGTCACGGTATCGGTCGAGATATGCATGAAGACCCGTCAGTGCCCAACTACGGTCGGCCGGGTTCGGGTGCGCTTTTAAAAAAAGGGATGACCATTGCTCTTGAGCCGATGCTAAATCGGGGCACATGGCGTACCAAGGTCGGCGGGGACGCATGGACTGTATCCACCGGGGACGGGGCGCTGTCCGCTCACTGCGAACACACCATAGCAATTACTGACGGTGAAGCGGAGGTTCTAACGGTCGCCCGGTAGGGTGGATCGTGTATTATGCCTAAAAAAGACGCTATAGAGGTTGAGGGTACGGTGCTGGAAGCGCTGCCCAATACCACTTTCCGGGTGGAACTGGCCAACGGACATGAGGTGCTGGCGCACATCTCCGGGAAAATGCGGGTGCATTATATCCGGATTCTGCCAGGAGACAGGGTGCTGGTGGAACTGTCACCATATGATCTTACCCGGGGCCGGGTCACCTATCGTTTTAAGTCATAACAGTCAGAGGAGAAAATCGTGAAAGTCAGAGCTTCGGTTAAACCGAGATGTGAAAAATGCAAAATAGTCAAGCGTGAAGGCGTGGTCAGAAATATCTGCCCCAACGTCAAGCACAAACAGAGACAGGGTTAGGAGGCATAGATGGCACGCATTGCCGGTGTTGATATCCCCCAGAACAAGCAGGTTGTGTACTCCCTGCCGTATATCTTCGGCATCGGGCCGACCTTGGCCGCCAAGATTCTTGAGCGGCTAAACATCGATCCGACCGCCAAGGTCAGCGCGCTGACCGAGGAAGAGCTTAACAAACTACGCGAGGTTGTCGACAGAGAATACCGCGTCGAGGGTGATCTCAGGAAAGAGATCACTCTAAACGTCAAGCGATTGACCGACATTGGCTCTTTACGCGGCATTAGGCACCGCAGGGGTCTGCCGGTACACGGGCAGCGCACAAGGACCAATGCCCGCACCCGTCGCGGACCGAGGAAGACCGTTGCCGGTCGCGGCCAGAAACGCGGCGCGGCTAAGAAGTAATGTCAGTGATACCAAGTAGGAGGCTTTAATGGCAACCAAGAAACGCGTGGGCGTCAAGAAAAAAGAAAAGAAAAATATACCGGTAGGAAAAGCCTTTATTCAGGCGACGTTCAACAACACCATCATCACGTTGACCGATCTGCAGGGTAACGCGCTGGCCACGACCAGTTCCGGTAATGCCGGTTTTAAAGGGTCACGGAAAAGCACTCCCTATGCCGCGCAGATGGCTGCTCAGAATTGTGCTAAAAAGGCCATGGAAAGCGGTTTGCGGCAGATCGAGGTCTTCGTTAAAGGCCCCGGTTCGGGACGGGAGGCGGCTATCCGCTCCCTGCAGACCTCTGGTCTGGTGGTTACAGGTATCCGGGACGTGACGCCCATCCCCCATAACGGTTGTCGGCCTCCCAAGAGAAGGCGGGTATAGAGGAATATGGCAAGATATTATCTGGCAGTCTGTCGTCAATGCCGCCGCAGCGGCGAAAAACTGATGCTCAAGGGCAACAAGTGCCTGGCCAACTGCACTTTTGACAAGCGGCCCAAGCCCCCGGGCCCACAGCCTAACCGGCCGCGCCGCATGTCTGACCGTGGCACTCAGTTAAGGGAAAAACAGAAGATCCGTTACAGCTACGGCATCCTGGAGAGGCAATTCAGGCGCTTCTTCTCCGAAGCCGAGCGTTTGCCTGGCGTCACCGGTGACACCTTCATGCTGTTGTTGGAGCGCCGGTTGGACAACGTGGTTTACCGCCTGGGACTGGCGGATTCCCGTGCTCAGGCAAGGCAGTTGGTGAGACACGGTCATTTACTGGTCAACGGTAAGAAACTTGATATCCCGTCATACATCGTGAAAGAGTCCGACGGTATCACTTTCTGCGAAAAAAGTCTCAAGAACGAATACTATAAAAGGGTGCTTGAAGTCATAGGCACTAAGGCGGTTCCCGGCTGGCTGGTCATCGACAGGAAAACCCTTTCCTGCCAGGTGGCGTCCTTGCCCACCCCTGGTGATCTGGACCAGAAGCTGGATGCCCAGGCGGCGGTGGAATATTACTCACGTTAGCTTTATGGTCTTAAGGAGGTAGGCTGTGTTGGATATTGCTCAGCCCATAATCGAAACTAAAGAGGCTCGGGACGGATATGCCCACTTTACCGTTGAGCCGCTTGAAAAAGGATACGGCGGGACGCTGGGCAACGCCTTGCGGCGCGTGCTGTTAAGCTCGCTTAACGGCGCTGCGGTAACCCAGGTGCGCATCGAAGGTGTGCAGCATGAGTTTTCGCCGCTACCCAACGCAAAGGAAGATACGATGGACTTCCTGCTGAACCTGAAAAACTTGCGTTTGCAGCCCCTTTCTGGCCGACCCGGACGACTGATCCTGGATGTCAAAGGCAAACGTAAGGTGACCGCTGCGGACATCGAACCGTCAAGCGATTTTCTGGTAGCCAACCCGGATCTGTATCTTTTCACCCTGGATGATAAGGATGCGCACCTTTACGTAGAAATGGACGTGGAAATCGGGCGGGGTTTCCTGATGGCGGACTCAAAAGACAATCCGACTATCGGTACAATTCCCCAGGATGCCATTTTCAGCCCGGTGGAAAAGGTCAACTATACAATTGAACCGGTTCACATGGGTCAGGAGATGAGCTATGAGCGGCTCCACCTGCATATTTGGACCGACGGTACGATCAACCCCGCTGACGCCCTTTCGCAGTCAGCGTCGATTCTCGTGTCGCAGTTGCAGCCTTTTACTGCCATAGGTGGCGCTCCGCTGGTGATACATGAGCGGCGCATTGAAAAGCTGGCGATTCCCGAAGAAAAGTTCAATATGCCCATTGAACAATTGGATCTCTCGGTGCGCTCTTTGAATTGCCTGAGGCATGCGGGTTTGAGCACCGTAGGTGAACTATTGACCAAAGGGATCGATGAACTCATGGGACTCAGGAATTTTGGTTTGAAGAGTCTTAACGAGTTGGAAGAACGGCTCCAGGTATTCGGTATGTCAATCAATCAACCTGAAGGCGTCTGCCCTCCGGTTGAAACTGCTGAAGAAGAACAAGAAGAAGATAAAAAGCCCAAGCGCAAACGCGCTGAGGCGGCTGCGGAATAGGTGAGATAAAAT is drawn from Dehalogenimonas sp. THU2 and contains these coding sequences:
- the rpsE gene encoding 30S ribosomal protein S5; this encodes MSKIDPQELSLNDKLIYINRVTKVVKGGKRMAFSALVVTGDGAGHVGVGMGKAKEVPVAIAKASATAKKNLIKVEMNGTTIFHEIRVRFGAAEVFLKPASPGTGIIAGGSVRAVMETAGIKDILTKSLGSPNKVNVARAAVSALSQVKDPKEMIARRRAGVRNEEAAGG
- the rpmD gene encoding 50S ribosomal protein L30; this encodes MAKLAITLVKSSIGYKADQKATLESLGLKKIRQTVVQEDNQAIRGMIIKVRHLVEVAEAK
- the rplO gene encoding 50S ribosomal protein L15 yields the protein MKEHELFPSPGATKKRKRVGRGDASGHGAYSGKGMKGQKARAGGKTRPGFEGGQNPLIKKLPQKRGFVNPFRVEYAVINVSSLNRFEAGTVITPELLIEARLLKNLDTPVKILANGEIEKALTVKASRFTEAAKSKIEAAGGKVEEI
- the secY gene encoding preprotein translocase subunit SecY; this encodes MAEKSSRPKLLQAMVDAFSLPDLRRRILITIGILVAFRFIAHVPMPGVDSQALSDLMQSNAVLGMLDIFSGGALRNFSLVALGVYPYITASIVMTLMTPVIPALQRLSQEGETGRNKINMVTHWMTVPLAAMGGWGQLVLLQREGVVAASEPLVTAAIIVSLTAGTLFLVWLGEQITQYGIGNGVSIIIFAGIVAGLPQLIGQGFLASEQFFGLAAYLVIALATTVLIVIFTEAHRRIPVQYAKTVIKSGRMYRQSGASHIPLRVNTAGMIPLIFASALVIFPGTVASYFANPAGVDPNFANTLVNWFNPNAALPVGLFYWVLFFLLTIAFAFFYTMVVFQQQDLPGTLQKQGGFIPGIRPGKQTATYLNAVISHITWAGALFLAAVAIMPFLAREITSVQTLQLSSFGMLIVVGVVLDTMKQLEAQLVMRRYEGFIK
- a CDS encoding adenylate kinase, with translation MYNVVFLGAPGAGKGTQAAVIAEKMNMAHLASGDLFRKAIERDDDLGRQVKTYLENGQLVPDEVTVNMVLKRIAELDDVTGVILDGFPRTLSQAATLNLALGGHGEKVDRVVYIAVPEAELERRLSDRWVCRGCQATYTSADKEAMESCRKCGGELYQRPDDTPETVKRRLAVYFRETAPLIDYYRQTGTLVEVDGQGEVDGVTARIARAITNR
- the map gene encoding type I methionyl aminopeptidase; this encodes MGIIIKSEREIAIMRRAGRIVGTVLEELKQKLKPGMRTIELDRMAEAMVRTMGGIPSFKGYHGFPGSLCVSVNEEIVHGIPGDRVLKEGDLVSLDLGVILDGFQGDAAISVGVGRISDEAAALIAATEESLSVGIATARAGKRLGDVGAAIQGFAEARGYSVVREYAGHGIGRDMHEDPSVPNYGRPGSGALLKKGMTIALEPMLNRGTWRTKVGGDAWTVSTGDGALSAHCEHTIAITDGEAEVLTVAR
- the infA gene encoding translation initiation factor IF-1, whose product is MPKKDAIEVEGTVLEALPNTTFRVELANGHEVLAHISGKMRVHYIRILPGDRVLVELSPYDLTRGRVTYRFKS
- the rpmJ gene encoding 50S ribosomal protein L36 — protein: MKVRASVKPRCEKCKIVKREGVVRNICPNVKHKQRQG
- the rpsM gene encoding 30S ribosomal protein S13, which codes for MARIAGVDIPQNKQVVYSLPYIFGIGPTLAAKILERLNIDPTAKVSALTEEELNKLREVVDREYRVEGDLRKEITLNVKRLTDIGSLRGIRHRRGLPVHGQRTRTNARTRRGPRKTVAGRGQKRGAAKK
- the rpsK gene encoding 30S ribosomal protein S11; amino-acid sequence: MATKKRVGVKKKEKKNIPVGKAFIQATFNNTIITLTDLQGNALATTSSGNAGFKGSRKSTPYAAQMAAQNCAKKAMESGLRQIEVFVKGPGSGREAAIRSLQTSGLVVTGIRDVTPIPHNGCRPPKRRRV
- the rpsD gene encoding 30S ribosomal protein S4 → MARYYLAVCRQCRRSGEKLMLKGNKCLANCTFDKRPKPPGPQPNRPRRMSDRGTQLREKQKIRYSYGILERQFRRFFSEAERLPGVTGDTFMLLLERRLDNVVYRLGLADSRAQARQLVRHGHLLVNGKKLDIPSYIVKESDGITFCEKSLKNEYYKRVLEVIGTKAVPGWLVIDRKTLSCQVASLPTPGDLDQKLDAQAAVEYYSR
- a CDS encoding DNA-directed RNA polymerase subunit alpha, producing MLDIAQPIIETKEARDGYAHFTVEPLEKGYGGTLGNALRRVLLSSLNGAAVTQVRIEGVQHEFSPLPNAKEDTMDFLLNLKNLRLQPLSGRPGRLILDVKGKRKVTAADIEPSSDFLVANPDLYLFTLDDKDAHLYVEMDVEIGRGFLMADSKDNPTIGTIPQDAIFSPVEKVNYTIEPVHMGQEMSYERLHLHIWTDGTINPADALSQSASILVSQLQPFTAIGGAPLVIHERRIEKLAIPEEKFNMPIEQLDLSVRSLNCLRHAGLSTVGELLTKGIDELMGLRNFGLKSLNELEERLQVFGMSINQPEGVCPPVETAEEEQEEDKKPKRKRAEAAAE